In one window of Tenacibaculum mesophilum DNA:
- a CDS encoding IS1096 element passenger TnpR family protein, whose product MYKVRVILDTKEDVIRTLLVNEKASLENLHFDIAKAFGFNGQEMASFYRTDEDWNQGEEIPLFNMSEAGEGISMATCILHEALPNQHDKLIYVYDFLQMWTFYVEVIEQSNEEVTETKMILSVGEIPDQAPEKEFKAEDLSKNIDDEIDDEFNNFESLDDFDFDNY is encoded by the coding sequence ATGTATAAAGTACGCGTAATTTTAGATACGAAAGAAGATGTAATACGAACCCTGTTAGTAAACGAAAAAGCTTCATTAGAAAACCTACACTTTGATATTGCAAAAGCGTTTGGTTTTAACGGACAAGAAATGGCATCTTTTTACCGTACTGATGAAGATTGGAATCAAGGTGAAGAAATTCCTTTATTCAATATGTCAGAAGCAGGAGAAGGAATTTCAATGGCAACATGTATTTTGCATGAAGCCTTACCAAACCAACACGATAAGTTGATTTATGTGTACGATTTCTTACAAATGTGGACGTTTTATGTAGAGGTAATAGAACAGTCAAATGAAGAAGTTACTGAAACAAAAATGATCTTATCTGTAGGAGAAATCCCAGATCAAGCTCCAGAAAAAGAATTTAAGGCAGAAGATCTTTCAAAAAATATAGATGATGAAATTGATGATGAATTTAATAACTTTGAAAGCCTAGACGATTTTGACTTTGATAATTACTAA
- a CDS encoding L-threonylcarbamoyladenylate synthase encodes MAQFIKLYNDNPNPKEIEKIVKVLQNGGLVIYPTDTVYGLGCDITNTKALEKVARIKKVKPEKANFSFVCNDLSHLSDYVKQIDTATYKILKRALPGPYTFVLPGSNSLPKAYKKRKTVGIRVPDNNIARAIVAALGNPIVSTSIHDEDEVLEYTTDPELIFEKWQNIVDVVVDGGYGDNHASTVIDLTTDEPEVIREGKGSLDIL; translated from the coding sequence ATGGCACAATTTATAAAACTGTATAATGACAACCCCAATCCAAAAGAGATTGAAAAAATTGTAAAAGTTTTACAAAATGGAGGGTTAGTTATATATCCAACCGATACTGTTTATGGTTTAGGTTGTGATATTACCAATACTAAAGCACTAGAAAAAGTAGCAAGAATAAAAAAAGTAAAGCCAGAAAAAGCCAACTTCTCGTTTGTTTGTAACGACTTAAGCCATTTATCTGATTACGTAAAGCAAATAGATACTGCAACTTATAAAATTTTAAAAAGAGCTTTACCAGGTCCATATACTTTTGTATTACCTGGTAGTAATTCACTACCAAAAGCTTATAAAAAACGAAAAACAGTAGGTATTCGTGTACCCGATAATAATATAGCAAGAGCCATTGTAGCAGCTTTAGGAAACCCGATTGTATCTACATCTATTCATGATGAAGATGAAGTATTAGAATATACAACCGATCCTGAATTAATTTTCGAGAAATGGCAGAACATTGTTGATGTTGTGGTTGATGGAGGATACGGAGATAACCATGCATCTACTGTAATTGATTTAACAACTGATGAACCAGAAGTAATTCGTGAAGGAAAAGGAAGCTTAGATATTTTGTAA
- a CDS encoding ceramidase domain-containing protein — protein sequence MFLLDRFPNDSGPIYQETIAGRLPVEPFNTFSNLIFIVLLIYFGRRIYQNPKQYPFFLFAIPVIFISWIGGTMFHGTRSHEFWLLLDWVPIMIVCLGAIIYFIGKIKKKWWERLAIIVAILLVSIFSRFLPIPSGYRTSFGYAVTAFAVITPLIWYAYKTRWRNVKYIVYGGAVFGIALLFRTLDNKVVVLPMGTHWLWHTFGGIAVFFLLYYIYKDEQKLT from the coding sequence ATGTTTTTACTGGATAGATTCCCCAACGACAGCGGACCAATATATCAAGAAACCATAGCAGGCAGATTGCCTGTTGAGCCTTTCAATACTTTTAGCAACTTAATTTTTATTGTTCTACTGATTTACTTCGGAAGAAGAATTTATCAAAACCCTAAACAATACCCATTTTTTTTGTTTGCCATTCCAGTAATATTCATCAGTTGGATAGGTGGTACCATGTTTCACGGTACAAGAAGTCATGAATTTTGGTTGTTGTTAGATTGGGTTCCTATCATGATTGTATGTTTAGGAGCTATTATTTATTTCATAGGAAAAATTAAAAAGAAATGGTGGGAACGATTAGCGATAATTGTAGCTATACTTTTAGTGTCTATTTTTTCACGATTTTTACCAATACCTTCAGGATATAGAACATCGTTTGGATATGCAGTAACAGCATTTGCTGTAATAACCCCGTTAATATGGTATGCTTATAAGACCCGTTGGAGAAATGTAAAATACATTGTATATGGAGGAGCAGTTTTTGGAATAGCTTTACTATTTAGGACATTAGATAATAAAGTAGTTGTATTGCCCATGGGAACGCACTGGTTATGGCATACTTTCGGCGGAATAGCAGTTTTCTTTTTACTCTATTATATCTATAAGGACGAGCAAAAATTAACGTAA
- a CDS encoding glycosyltransferase family 2 protein, which yields MKIAIVILNWNGKKLLEQFLPSVITFSSEEAEVYVADNASTDDSIAFVKQHFPTVKIVQNSENGGYAKGYNDALQHIDADVYCLVNSDIEVTDNWLTPIIGTFKKEPNTAIIQPKILDFKDKSKFEYAGAGGGFIDAFGYPYCRGRLFSDLETDNGQFNDTTEIFWASGACFFIRSEVFHQLQGFDEDFFAHQEEIDLCWRVKNSEHTIKYVGASIVYHVGGATLDTLNPKKTFLNFRNSLLNLVKNLPSAKLFPIILSRLILDGLASFKFLLEGKPNHLFAILKAHFSFYMHLPKFIKKRKESPKKPNYYEHTSAVWQYYAKGRKKFTELR from the coding sequence TTGAAAATAGCTATCGTCATATTAAACTGGAACGGAAAAAAGTTGCTTGAGCAATTTTTACCTTCTGTCATAACTTTTAGTTCAGAAGAAGCTGAAGTGTATGTTGCAGACAATGCTTCTACAGATGATTCTATTGCATTTGTAAAGCAACATTTTCCTACTGTAAAAATTGTACAGAACTCAGAAAATGGTGGTTATGCAAAAGGTTACAACGATGCGTTACAACATATTGATGCAGATGTATATTGTTTGGTAAATTCTGACATTGAGGTTACCGACAACTGGTTAACTCCCATTATTGGTACTTTTAAAAAGGAACCTAACACTGCTATTATCCAACCGAAGATTTTAGACTTTAAAGATAAATCGAAGTTTGAATATGCAGGTGCTGGTGGTGGCTTTATTGATGCTTTTGGATATCCGTATTGTCGTGGTCGTTTGTTTAGTGACTTAGAAACTGATAACGGACAATTTAACGATACTACTGAAATATTTTGGGCGTCTGGAGCTTGTTTTTTTATCCGCTCTGAAGTTTTTCATCAACTACAAGGTTTTGATGAAGATTTTTTTGCGCATCAAGAAGAGATTGATTTGTGTTGGCGCGTTAAAAATAGTGAGCATACTATAAAATATGTAGGAGCATCCATTGTATATCACGTAGGTGGGGCTACATTAGACACGTTAAACCCGAAGAAAACCTTTTTAAACTTCAGGAATAGTTTACTCAACCTAGTTAAAAACTTACCCTCTGCTAAATTATTCCCAATTATTCTTTCTCGTTTAATCTTAGACGGATTGGCTAGCTTTAAATTTTTATTGGAAGGGAAACCTAACCACTTATTTGCTATTTTAAAAGCTCATTTTAGTTTTTATATGCATCTTCCTAAATTCATAAAAAAGAGAAAAGAATCTCCTAAAAAACCAAATTACTACGAGCACACATCTGCGGTTTGGCAGTATTATGCTAAAGGAAGAAAAAAGTTTACCGAATTACGTTAA
- a CDS encoding PLP-dependent aminotransferase family protein: MQDKNLHTYIKNVVENMPADWLNLTTHRLDIYVEKLAKTQFLEQFEDLYKNNNATASALSELPTAYDYIRLGHPLSSILEWTIAKLYNTKAANVISFSSQTVPVLAVLRANLFANKNTQIVYTNEIPSFFDAEVIKNVYGYQFELKKVDSVEAIPEFDGSTVLIVEQEAICNFTIVPNVDFYINTHTELGSFLLVNGEQNDSYISDIQHVRRRETIAMTPANSLKALKSLIDEPYEVTVTDVAQNKAKVEKLINEITNTSTKALVASSGLSIQYAILMGLIDDAIENHKGKAIKIVVPPNCYGGTNDQARRVAACLNNVDIVDLPVDGDNDMVESIDTVLANIAAQDAVPYIIAEIPTNPRVEVPNLTDLRDVLSKKRTTPTGETAVDPVFILDQTFCPNVHFLGDTDMLANIRTISFASGSKFPSGGKCTAGYCVGNKTTNALIKKIEKHLHICDNEATPLQYEILAAQMPSMTQRISDAYKNTREFVNFIHEVLPGAKINFVSEELAAQGFTPSVFSLDLPTKGNTAEEKEAYKRALNLKLINLMITKIPNESKYCVSYGQLKGCYWTIPATSTQGTTKEGDKDYIARVALSPNMDLALHKKVFLDFVKSI, from the coding sequence ATGCAAGACAAAAACTTACATACTTATATAAAAAATGTTGTTGAAAATATGCCAGCAGATTGGTTAAACCTAACCACGCACCGTCTGGATATTTATGTAGAAAAACTAGCCAAAACCCAGTTTTTAGAGCAGTTTGAAGATTTGTATAAAAACAACAATGCTACTGCTTCAGCGTTAAGCGAGTTACCAACTGCATACGATTATATTCGTTTAGGGCATCCGCTATCATCTATATTAGAGTGGACGATTGCCAAACTATACAACACTAAAGCAGCAAATGTAATTAGTTTTTCATCACAAACGGTTCCTGTTTTGGCTGTGTTAAGAGCGAATTTATTTGCTAATAAAAACACGCAAATAGTGTATACCAATGAAATTCCTAGCTTTTTTGATGCTGAAGTAATTAAAAATGTATACGGATATCAATTTGAACTAAAAAAAGTGGATAGTGTTGAAGCTATTCCTGAATTTGATGGTAGTACCGTATTGATTGTTGAACAAGAAGCTATTTGCAACTTTACGATTGTACCAAACGTTGATTTTTACATCAACACACACACAGAATTAGGAAGCTTTTTATTAGTTAACGGTGAGCAAAACGATTCTTATATTTCAGACATTCAACATGTAAGAAGAAGAGAAACTATTGCCATGACTCCTGCTAATTCGTTAAAAGCATTAAAAAGTCTTATCGATGAGCCGTATGAGGTTACAGTAACTGACGTAGCACAAAACAAAGCGAAGGTTGAAAAACTCATCAATGAAATTACCAACACCAGTACAAAAGCGTTAGTAGCTTCAAGTGGACTTTCAATACAATATGCCATTTTAATGGGATTGATTGACGATGCTATTGAAAACCATAAGGGAAAAGCGATTAAAATTGTAGTACCTCCAAACTGTTACGGTGGTACAAACGACCAAGCAAGACGTGTTGCTGCTTGTTTAAACAACGTAGACATTGTTGATTTACCTGTTGATGGAGACAACGACATGGTAGAGAGCATTGATACCGTATTAGCCAACATTGCAGCACAAGATGCGGTTCCGTATATCATTGCAGAAATTCCGACCAACCCAAGAGTAGAAGTACCTAACCTTACCGATTTAAGAGATGTTTTAAGTAAAAAACGTACGACTCCAACGGGTGAAACAGCCGTTGATCCTGTGTTTATTTTAGACCAAACTTTCTGTCCGAATGTTCACTTTTTAGGAGATACAGACATGTTAGCCAATATTAGAACTATTTCGTTTGCAAGTGGATCTAAATTCCCTAGTGGTGGAAAATGTACTGCTGGATACTGTGTTGGAAATAAAACAACCAACGCGTTAATCAAAAAAATAGAAAAGCACTTACACATTTGCGATAACGAGGCTACACCGCTTCAATACGAAATATTAGCTGCACAAATGCCTTCGATGACGCAACGAATTAGTGATGCTTATAAAAATACACGTGAATTTGTAAACTTTATTCATGAAGTATTACCTGGTGCTAAAATCAATTTTGTTTCAGAAGAACTAGCTGCGCAAGGATTTACACCATCAGTATTTTCGTTAGACCTTCCTACCAAAGGGAATACTGCGGAAGAAAAAGAAGCCTATAAAAGAGCCTTAAACTTAAAGCTTATCAATTTAATGATTACTAAAATTCCGAATGAAAGTAAGTATTGTGTAAGCTACGGACAGTTAAAAGGTTGTTACTGGACAATTCCTGCAACCTCAACACAAGGAACTACTAAAGAAGGTGATAAAGATTATATTGCTCGTGTAGCACTTTCTCCTAATATGGATTTAGCGCTTCATAAAAAAGTTTTCCTTGATTTTGTAAAAAGTATCTAA
- a CDS encoding VOC family protein, translating into MKSYVSIFEIPATNITRAVNFYKEILGIEIERFYFPEMEMGVFPYEGQMVTGVIIQGEGYEPSASGVTIYLNGGDNLQTIIDKVEEHGGKVMIPKTPHADENGYFAIFLDSEGNKIGLHSPN; encoded by the coding sequence ATGAAAAGTTATGTCTCAATTTTTGAAATTCCTGCAACCAACATTACACGAGCCGTTAATTTTTACAAAGAAATTTTAGGTATAGAAATTGAAAGATTCTATTTTCCAGAAATGGAAATGGGGGTATTTCCTTACGAAGGTCAAATGGTTACAGGAGTAATTATACAAGGCGAAGGTTATGAACCTTCTGCAAGTGGGGTTACTATTTACCTCAATGGTGGAGACAATCTGCAAACTATTATTGATAAAGTAGAAGAACATGGTGGTAAAGTTATGATACCTAAAACACCTCACGCTGACGAAAACGGGTACTTTGCCATTTTTCTCGACTCAGAAGGAAATAAAATTGGACTTCATTCGCCAAATTAA
- a CDS encoding AraC family transcriptional regulator, translated as MDYQTYEPHTNLKSIISCYWTLEVPIHSEPQKQRIVPDGCIEMAFILGDDIKRYTSENNFILQPRAMVLGQIIEPFYIEPTGYVNTFAIRFYPYGFANFISEPINNLANTETPLNLLFDKETADGLQQKIINAKNTIQRIEIIEKFLLDTFNDQKTIHKIVKSTVDALLTTNGSVSINSILENNLSKRRQLERNFKKQIGVSPKQLGKVIRLQTALKLMLNQKSKNLTDVAYKSDYFDQAHFIKDFREFTGINPKEFLTDESLKLSTLFYK; from the coding sequence ATGGACTACCAAACATACGAACCACATACAAATTTAAAGTCAATTATTAGTTGTTATTGGACGTTGGAAGTACCTATACATTCCGAACCACAAAAACAACGAATTGTACCAGATGGTTGTATAGAAATGGCATTTATTCTTGGAGACGATATCAAACGGTACACTTCCGAAAATAACTTTATACTTCAACCACGGGCAATGGTATTAGGGCAAATAATTGAACCTTTCTACATTGAACCAACAGGTTATGTCAATACTTTTGCCATTAGGTTTTATCCTTATGGATTTGCTAATTTTATCTCTGAACCAATCAACAACTTAGCAAACACAGAAACACCCTTGAATCTCCTTTTTGACAAGGAAACCGCAGATGGTTTGCAACAAAAAATAATCAACGCTAAAAATACGATACAACGTATAGAAATCATCGAAAAGTTTCTTTTGGATACGTTTAACGACCAAAAAACAATTCATAAAATTGTAAAAAGCACTGTTGATGCCCTTCTAACTACAAACGGAAGTGTTTCTATAAACTCAATCCTCGAAAACAACCTATCTAAACGAAGACAGCTTGAAAGAAACTTTAAAAAACAAATTGGAGTAAGCCCCAAACAGTTAGGAAAAGTAATTCGATTGCAAACAGCTTTAAAATTGATGCTTAACCAAAAGTCTAAAAACCTAACTGATGTTGCCTATAAAAGCGACTATTTCGATCAAGCTCACTTCATCAAAGACTTTAGAGAATTTACAGGAATAAACCCCAAAGAGTTTCTTACTGACGAAAGCTTGAAGCTTTCTACCCTTTTTTACAAATAA
- a CDS encoding amino acid permease yields the protein MRNKLKKDLGLFDVFAISTGAMFSSGFFLLPGIASHYTGPSVFLAYLLAGVLILPTMFSIAEISTALPRSGGAYFFLDRSLGPLMGTIGGLGTYFALMLKTAFAIIGIGAYAAIFWEVPTKVVAIVATLFFMALNLVGAKKTSAFQKVFVIFLLVILIGFIADGLFSIFTSDTITNESINKQFTPFFSNGFGGMFTTIGFVFVSYLGLTQIVSVAEEIKNPERNIPLGMILSLVVTGLIYSLGVFIMVTLIEPTAFANELAPAATAAEQLFKWLPDNVGVLLMSVAALAAFASTGNAGLLSASRYPFAMGRDKLFPAILARIGKKGSPIVAIFLTTALIIVFILLLSEEGIVKLASTFQLLIFIFINFSVIVFRKSKIESYDPGYLSPLYPFMQVVGIIISFILIIYLGWMPVLFTSGIIVIGLLWYHFYSKGKVKREGAIFHWFALLGRHQYDELENELMTILKEKGLREGDPFDETVITSKIKILKDTTNFDKVLNIASDYFCRELDLNKEGVLHKFFQSIPDESVITLPGILVFHAKFKSVSHPSMKIVISKKPIEGTLPSEDYEFKKPLQICAFLINSDENPKQQLRMLSRLLDILEREQIVKTLLKMNSHREIKEFLLQNERFVSIKLLEGTPQDTMIGKQLKDIQLPKDVLVALVERNDKTFTPNGSTVLLTDDVLTILGETKSIAKLYKEYMSYEIDKLDTEETS from the coding sequence ATGAGGAATAAACTAAAAAAAGACTTAGGATTATTTGATGTTTTTGCCATAAGTACTGGAGCCATGTTTAGCTCTGGTTTCTTTTTACTACCAGGAATCGCCTCACATTATACAGGCCCTTCTGTATTTTTAGCTTACTTACTTGCAGGTGTATTAATACTACCTACCATGTTTAGTATTGCTGAAATATCAACAGCTTTACCACGATCAGGAGGTGCTTACTTTTTTTTAGACAGAAGCTTAGGTCCACTCATGGGAACCATCGGCGGACTAGGTACATATTTCGCTTTAATGCTTAAAACTGCCTTTGCTATTATTGGTATTGGTGCTTATGCCGCTATATTTTGGGAAGTTCCTACCAAGGTAGTAGCTATTGTAGCCACCCTTTTTTTTATGGCACTAAACTTAGTAGGCGCTAAAAAAACCTCCGCCTTTCAAAAGGTGTTTGTCATATTCCTATTAGTCATTTTAATTGGTTTTATTGCAGATGGTCTTTTTTCTATATTCACCTCAGATACTATCACCAATGAATCTATTAACAAACAATTTACCCCCTTCTTTTCAAACGGATTTGGAGGGATGTTTACTACCATAGGTTTTGTTTTTGTGTCCTACCTAGGACTCACTCAAATAGTAAGCGTTGCAGAAGAAATTAAAAACCCTGAAAGAAATATTCCTTTAGGAATGATACTTTCATTAGTCGTTACAGGATTAATTTATAGTTTGGGTGTTTTTATTATGGTAACTCTTATTGAGCCTACTGCCTTTGCCAACGAATTAGCACCAGCTGCTACAGCTGCAGAACAACTTTTTAAATGGCTACCCGATAATGTGGGAGTCTTATTAATGTCGGTAGCAGCACTTGCTGCTTTTGCTTCTACAGGGAACGCAGGACTATTATCTGCATCGCGATACCCGTTTGCTATGGGACGCGATAAATTGTTTCCTGCTATTCTAGCTAGAATTGGTAAAAAAGGAAGTCCTATAGTCGCTATATTTTTAACTACAGCATTAATTATTGTATTCATTCTACTATTATCAGAAGAAGGTATTGTAAAGCTTGCGAGTACCTTCCAATTATTGATTTTTATCTTTATTAACTTCTCTGTTATTGTTTTTAGAAAAAGTAAAATAGAATCGTACGACCCAGGCTATTTATCTCCATTATATCCGTTTATGCAAGTTGTCGGAATTATTATTTCATTCATCCTTATTATTTATTTAGGATGGATGCCCGTACTTTTTACCTCTGGTATTATTGTTATTGGCTTACTTTGGTATCATTTCTATTCCAAAGGAAAAGTAAAACGAGAAGGAGCTATTTTTCATTGGTTTGCGCTTTTAGGAAGGCATCAATATGATGAATTGGAAAATGAATTAATGACCATTTTAAAAGAAAAAGGACTTCGTGAAGGGGATCCGTTTGATGAAACCGTAATTACATCGAAAATAAAAATACTTAAGGATACCACTAACTTTGACAAGGTTTTAAATATCGCTTCCGATTACTTTTGTAGAGAGTTAGACCTCAACAAAGAAGGAGTGCTCCACAAGTTTTTTCAGTCGATACCCGATGAATCTGTCATCACTTTACCAGGTATTTTGGTTTTTCATGCCAAGTTTAAGAGTGTTTCACATCCTTCCATGAAAATTGTGATTTCTAAAAAACCAATTGAAGGAACACTTCCCTCTGAAGACTATGAGTTTAAAAAGCCCTTACAAATCTGTGCTTTTCTAATTAATTCTGATGAAAACCCAAAACAGCAACTACGTATGCTATCGAGACTTCTTGATATTTTAGAACGAGAGCAAATCGTAAAAACCTTGCTTAAAATGAACAGTCACAGAGAAATTAAGGAGTTTTTACTACAAAACGAACGATTTGTAAGCATCAAACTACTCGAAGGAACTCCGCAAGACACCATGATAGGAAAACAGCTAAAGGATATTCAGTTACCAAAAGACGTTTTAGTGGCTTTAGTTGAAAGAAATGATAAAACGTTTACCCCTAACGGTTCAACTGTTTTACTAACAGATGATGTACTCACCATACTTGGAGAAACCAAATCTATCGCGAAACTGTATAAGGAATATATGAGTTATGAAATAGATAAACTGGATACTGAAGAGACTTCTTAA